Proteins encoded together in one Riemerella anatipestifer window:
- a CDS encoding LpxD N-terminal domain-containing protein gives MTFSEPQTLKAIADIIGTQFVGDESFPVLGTNEIHMVRPGDIVFVNHPKYYDKALNSAATIILIDKEVACPEGKALLISDDPFRDFNKINTYFTQIYNFKKDLNDAQIGEGTFIHPSVVLGNQVKIGKNCHIFPNVVIGDRTEIGDNVIIQSNTVLGGDAFYYRKLNGNFDRLISVGNVVIENNVEIGNGCTIDRGVTASTVIGEGSVLDNQIQIGHDTIIGKKCLIASQTGIAGCCVIEDEVTIWGQVGMASGVRVEKGTVLLAKCGINRDLKKGTYFGTIAEEFRDYLRKEVRLKNLK, from the coding sequence ATGACATTTTCAGAGCCACAAACGCTTAAGGCGATCGCTGATATTATAGGAACTCAATTTGTTGGAGATGAGAGTTTTCCTGTTTTAGGAACTAACGAGATTCACATGGTGCGTCCAGGTGATATTGTATTTGTAAACCACCCAAAATACTACGATAAAGCATTAAACTCTGCTGCTACTATTATTTTAATAGATAAAGAAGTGGCTTGTCCAGAGGGAAAGGCTTTACTTATTTCTGACGATCCTTTCAGGGATTTTAATAAAATAAATACTTACTTTACACAGATTTATAATTTTAAAAAAGATTTAAATGATGCTCAGATAGGAGAGGGGACTTTTATTCACCCTTCTGTAGTACTAGGAAATCAAGTTAAAATTGGAAAAAATTGTCATATCTTTCCTAATGTGGTTATTGGTGATAGAACAGAAATAGGAGACAATGTTATCATTCAGTCTAATACCGTTTTAGGAGGAGATGCATTTTATTATAGAAAACTCAATGGGAATTTTGATAGATTGATTTCGGTGGGTAATGTAGTGATAGAGAATAATGTAGAAATAGGCAATGGGTGTACTATAGATAGAGGAGTTACTGCTTCTACAGTGATAGGCGAAGGTTCTGTGTTGGATAATCAAATCCAGATAGGGCATGATACCATTATTGGTAAAAAGTGTCTTATTGCTTCCCAAACAGGTATTGCGGGGTGTTGCGTGATTGAAGATGAGGTTACCATTTGGGGACAAGTAGGTATGGCTTCTGGAGTTAGAGTAGAAAAAGGCACGGTACTACTCGCTAAATGTGGTATAAATAGAGATTTAAAGAAAGGAACTTATTTTGGCACTATAGCAGAAGAATTCCGTGATTATTTAAGGAAGGAAGTTAGGTTGAAAAATTTGAAATAA
- the efp gene encoding elongation factor P — protein sequence MATTADIKKGLCINYSNDIYKVIEFLHVKPGKGPAFVRTKLKSVTNGKVIDNTFSAGHKIDEVKVITRKFQYLYDDDNGFHFMNNDDFSQIYIGKEMIENAQFMKAGEEVTIIMKEEDETPLSAEIPPTVYLEVVEADPGVKGNTATNALKNAIVETGARIMVPLFIEPGDKIKVNTEDGSYLERVK from the coding sequence ATGGCAACAACAGCTGATATTAAAAAAGGTCTTTGCATCAATTACAGCAACGACATTTACAAGGTAATCGAGTTTTTACATGTAAAACCAGGTAAAGGACCTGCTTTCGTGAGAACTAAACTTAAGTCTGTAACTAATGGTAAAGTGATTGATAACACTTTCTCTGCAGGGCATAAGATAGACGAAGTAAAGGTAATTACTCGTAAATTTCAGTATCTTTATGATGATGATAATGGGTTCCATTTTATGAATAATGATGATTTTTCTCAAATCTATATTGGTAAAGAAATGATTGAGAATGCTCAGTTTATGAAAGCAGGAGAAGAAGTTACTATCATTATGAAGGAGGAAGATGAAACGCCTCTTTCAGCAGAAATTCCACCTACAGTTTATCTAGAAGTGGTGGAGGCTGACCCAGGTGTAAAGGGTAACACTGCAACTAATGCTCTTAAAAACGCTATCGTGGAGACAGGAGCTAGGATAATGGTGCCTCTATTTATAGAACCAGGGGATAAAATAAAAGTAAATACAGAAGACGGCTCTTATTTAGAGAGAGTTAAATAA
- the lpxA gene encoding acyl-ACP--UDP-N-acetylglucosamine O-acyltransferase, giving the protein MIHQLAAVDRRAKIDKNVVVEPFTTIAADVEIGEGTWIGPNVTIMNGARIGKNCRIFPGTVISAIPQDLKFEGEDTQVIIGDNTTIRESVTINRGTKALGYTKIGSNCLIMATSHIAHDCVLGDHVIIVNGCGIAGHVEIGDFTVMGGLSAVHQFGKIGKHVMVSGGTLVRKDIPPYVKVAREPMSYAGINSVGLRRRGFSNEKIFEIQKIYRIIFQMKMNVSQAVSYIEKEMLPTAERDEILQFIQNSPRGIVKGYGTGKD; this is encoded by the coding sequence GTGATTCATCAGCTAGCAGCCGTAGATAGACGGGCTAAGATAGATAAAAATGTGGTGGTAGAGCCATTTACCACCATAGCTGCAGATGTGGAAATTGGAGAAGGTACTTGGATAGGTCCTAATGTAACGATTATGAACGGAGCTAGGATTGGTAAAAATTGTAGAATTTTCCCAGGTACAGTAATTTCGGCGATACCACAAGATTTAAAATTTGAAGGAGAAGATACTCAAGTGATTATAGGTGATAATACTACAATCAGAGAATCGGTTACCATCAATAGAGGTACTAAAGCACTAGGATATACCAAGATAGGTAGTAACTGCCTGATAATGGCAACCTCGCACATTGCTCACGATTGTGTTTTAGGAGACCATGTAATTATTGTGAATGGATGTGGCATTGCAGGGCATGTAGAAATAGGAGATTTTACCGTTATGGGTGGGCTTTCTGCAGTTCATCAGTTTGGTAAAATAGGTAAACATGTAATGGTATCTGGAGGTACACTGGTAAGAAAGGATATTCCGCCTTATGTTAAAGTGGCTAGAGAGCCTATGAGCTATGCTGGTATCAATTCTGTAGGGTTGAGAAGAAGAGGTTTTTCTAATGAAAAAATATTTGAGATACAAAAAATCTATCGTATCATCTTCCAAATGAAAATGAATGTTTCTCAAGCCGTTTCTTATATAGAAAAAGAAATGCTTCCTACGGCAGAACGAGATGAAATCCTACAATTTATACAAAACTCACCTAGAGGTATTGTAAAAGGTTACGGTACAGGTAAAGATTAA
- a CDS encoding bifunctional UDP-3-O-[3-hydroxymyristoyl] N-acetylglucosamine deacetylase/3-hydroxyacyl-ACP dehydratase gives MSDKQKTLKEEVSLSGIGLHTGKQVNLTIKPAKENTGFVFVRTDLEGNPQVEADVNYVTTTERGTTLEKLGVKIHTCEHLLAALVGMDLDNAILELDSAEPPILDGSSKFFVEAIEKAGIVEQEKAREYLVIKEVMSYTDPNSGSDITIIPSDTYEITTMVDFGTKVLGTQNATMKHISEFKEEFASARTFSFLHELEMLLDHGLIKGGDISNAIVYVDKELTPETTEKLKKAFGREEISIRPNGVLDNLTLNYPNEAARHKLLDVIGDLALVGVKIKGKVIANKPGHFVNTQFAKKLNRQWKLQKKKNVPDFDLTKEPVYDINGIMGLLPHRPPFLLVDKILELSDTHVVGLKNVSMNEPFFTGHFPKEPVMPGVLQIEAMAQTGGILVLANVPDPENYSTYFVKIDKVKFKKKVVPGDTLIFKIDLIEPIRRGIVHMQGYGYVGDSVVVEAELMAQVAKTKI, from the coding sequence ATGAGTGATAAGCAAAAAACTTTAAAAGAAGAAGTTTCTCTTTCAGGGATAGGTCTTCATACAGGTAAACAAGTTAATCTTACGATAAAACCAGCTAAAGAAAACACAGGTTTTGTATTTGTAAGAACAGATTTGGAAGGAAATCCTCAAGTGGAAGCAGATGTAAACTATGTTACCACTACCGAAAGGGGAACTACATTAGAAAAATTAGGGGTTAAAATACATACCTGCGAGCACCTTTTGGCGGCTCTAGTAGGTATGGATTTAGATAATGCAATATTAGAGTTAGATAGTGCAGAACCTCCAATTTTAGATGGGTCTTCTAAGTTTTTTGTAGAAGCAATAGAGAAAGCAGGCATCGTAGAGCAAGAGAAAGCGAGAGAATACCTAGTGATAAAGGAAGTAATGAGCTATACTGACCCAAATTCGGGGTCTGATATTACGATTATTCCTTCCGATACTTATGAAATTACAACTATGGTGGATTTTGGCACTAAGGTATTAGGTACTCAAAATGCAACTATGAAGCATATTTCTGAGTTTAAAGAGGAATTTGCTAGTGCTAGAACTTTTAGTTTCTTACACGAGTTAGAAATGCTTTTAGACCACGGACTTATCAAGGGTGGAGATATTAGCAATGCCATTGTTTATGTGGATAAAGAACTTACACCAGAAACCACAGAAAAACTAAAGAAAGCATTTGGTAGAGAAGAAATATCTATTCGTCCTAATGGAGTTTTGGATAATTTGACATTAAACTATCCTAATGAAGCGGCTAGACACAAGTTACTAGATGTCATTGGAGATTTGGCATTGGTAGGAGTTAAAATAAAAGGTAAAGTTATCGCTAATAAACCTGGGCACTTTGTTAATACTCAGTTTGCTAAAAAACTGAATCGCCAATGGAAATTACAAAAGAAAAAAAATGTGCCTGATTTTGATTTAACTAAAGAGCCTGTTTATGATATCAATGGGATTATGGGATTGCTTCCGCATCGTCCACCATTTTTATTAGTAGATAAAATTTTGGAATTGTCTGATACTCATGTGGTAGGGCTTAAAAATGTGTCAATGAATGAGCCTTTCTTTACGGGACATTTCCCAAAAGAACCTGTAATGCCTGGGGTTCTGCAGATAGAAGCAATGGCACAAACAGGAGGTATTTTGGTATTGGCTAATGTGCCTGACCCAGAAAACTATTCTACTTACTTTGTTAAAATAGACAAGGTTAAGTTTAAGAAAAAGGTAGTTCCTGGAGATACACTTATCTTCAAAATAGACCTTATAGAACCTATTAGAAGAGGTATCGTACATATGCAAGGGTATGGCTATGTAGGAGATAGCGTAGTGGTAGAGGCAGAGCTTATGGCTCAAGTAGCAAAAACTAAAATCTAA
- the lpxD gene encoding UDP-3-O-(3-hydroxymyristoyl)glucosamine N-acyltransferase: MEFTASQIAGFIEGEIIGNENTLITGVSPIESGEEGHLSFVAQEKFSHFIEETKCSVLIVSKKLLDKKEYKATIIAVEDAYLSFQVLMNLYNEMVQDRKSGVEEGAFIHQTAVLGENVFVGAFTYISEKAKVGEGSQIASQVYIGKRVKIGKNCKIDSGARIYDGCVIGDNCIIHSNTVIGGDGFGFQPTAEGFKKIPQLGNVIIENNVEIGSNCSIDRATIGSTIIGEGTKIDNLIQIAHNVKIGKHNVIAAQAGIAGSTTIGDWNQVGGQVGIVGHINIGNQVKIQAQSGVNNSVSDGEILYGSPAISASDFRRNYVHFRNFNKIVQKLNQLEKNSKDNTNE, from the coding sequence ATGGAATTTACAGCTTCTCAGATTGCAGGTTTTATTGAAGGGGAAATCATCGGTAACGAAAATACTTTAATTACAGGGGTTTCTCCTATAGAAAGTGGTGAAGAAGGGCATTTGTCTTTTGTCGCTCAGGAGAAATTTTCTCATTTTATAGAGGAAACTAAATGCTCGGTTCTTATAGTATCCAAAAAACTCTTAGATAAAAAAGAATATAAGGCTACCATTATAGCCGTAGAAGATGCTTACCTATCTTTTCAAGTGCTAATGAACCTTTACAACGAGATGGTTCAGGATAGAAAATCAGGCGTAGAAGAAGGAGCATTTATTCATCAGACGGCTGTTTTGGGAGAGAATGTTTTCGTAGGAGCGTTTACCTATATTTCGGAGAAAGCTAAGGTGGGAGAAGGCTCTCAGATTGCGTCTCAGGTATACATAGGTAAGAGAGTCAAGATTGGTAAGAATTGTAAAATAGATAGTGGTGCTAGGATTTATGATGGTTGTGTGATAGGAGATAATTGCATTATACACTCTAACACAGTGATAGGAGGCGATGGTTTTGGTTTCCAGCCAACAGCAGAAGGTTTTAAAAAAATTCCGCAATTAGGAAATGTAATTATAGAGAACAATGTAGAGATTGGTTCTAACTGTAGTATAGATAGAGCAACGATAGGCTCTACCATTATAGGGGAAGGAACCAAGATAGATAACCTAATCCAGATTGCTCATAATGTTAAGATAGGCAAACATAATGTAATTGCGGCTCAAGCAGGTATTGCAGGTTCTACCACCATAGGCGATTGGAACCAAGTGGGTGGACAAGTAGGCATCGTAGGGCATATTAATATTGGTAATCAAGTTAAAATACAAGCCCAAAGTGGCGTAAATAATAGTGTGTCTGATGGGGAAATTCTATATGGTTCTCCAGCAATTTCGGCAAGTGATTTCAGAAGAAATTATGTTCACTTCCGAAACTTTAATAAGATTGTTCAAAAGTTAAATCAACTAGAAAAAAACTCAAAAGATAATACTAATGAGTGA